The window TCGAGGGTGTTGTTATTCTCGAGCCGGAGGTATTTAGCGATGAGCGGGGCTATTTTTTCGAATCGTTCTCGCAACGGGAGTTTGAAGAGAAGGTCTGCAAAACCCAATTTGTACAGGACAACGAATCGCGTTCCGTCTACGGCGTCCTCCGCGGTCTCCATTTCCAATGGCCACCCCATGCCCAGGCAAAACTGGTACGTGTGGTGAAGGGAAGGGTGCTCGACATTGCCCTCGATATCCGTAAGGGGTCACCCACATTTGGCCGGCACGTCGCCACTGAACTGTCGGATGAAAACAGGCGGCAGCTCTTTATCCCGAGGGGATTCGCCCACGGATTCGCGGTGTTGAGCGACGAGGTCATCTTTCAGTACAAGTGCGACAACTACTACGTTCGGGAGGCCGAAGGGGGCATCCTCTGGAACGACCCCGCCTTGGGGATCGACTGGCAACTGCCCGAAACGGATGTGGTACTGTCGGAAAAGGACAAGAATAATGCGCTACTTAACGAATTAAACCTATACTGATGGAGAGTCAAATCAAGAAAAATATCCTGATCACCGGCGGCGCCGGATTTATCGGGTCTCACGTAGTGAGGCTGATGGTGAACCGCTATCCCCACTACCGGATCGTGAATCTCGACAAGCTCACCTATGCCGGCAACCTGGCCAACCTGCGGGATATCGAGAAGAGTCCCAACTACCTGTTTGTCAGGGAAGATATCTGCGATTTCGAAGCGATGCAGCGGGTATTCGAGACGTATGCGATCGACAGCGTCATCCACCTGGCGGCAGAGAGCCATGTGGACCGATCCATCACCGATCCCTTCTCGTTTGCCCGGACAAACGTGATGGGGACGCTCAACCTGCTGGAGGCTGCCCGCCGCACGTGGAAACCGGGCGAGGAGCACCTCTTCTACCATATCTCCACCGACGAGGTGTACGGATCTCTCCCATTCGGCGACATCCTCTTCACCGAGGAGACCCGGTACGACCCGCACTCGCCCTACTCCGCATCCAAGGCGGCTTCCGACCATTTCGTGCGGGCCTATCACGACACCTACGGATTGCCCATCGTTATCTCCAACTGTTCCAACAACTACGGGCCCTATCAGTTTCCCGAGAAGCTGATTCCACTGTTCATCAACAATATCCGCCACAACAAGCCGCTCCCGGTCTACGGAAAGGGCGAGAACGTGCGCGACTGGCTCTACGTGGAGGACCATGCCCGCGCCATCGACCTGATCTTCCATAAGGGAAAGAGGGGCGACACCTACAATATCGGCGGATTCAACGAGTGGAAAAATATCGACCTGATCAAGGTGCTGATCCGGACGGTGGACCGGCTGTTGGGGCGCAAGGAGGGCGAATCGGAGAAGCTGATCACCTACGTTACCGACCGGGCAGGGCACGACCTGCGATACGCCATCGACTCCACCAAGCTGAAGAATGAGCTTGGCTGGGAGCCGTCGCTCCAGTTCGAGGAGGGGATCGAGAAGACAGTGCGGTGGTACCTCGACAATCAGGAGTGGCTCGACGAGGTGACCAGCGGAGATTATCAACACTATTACCGAAAAATGTACGGAGAGTAGCGAGGTATGAGAGGTAAGCGATGGTTGGCGGCCTACGTGAAGATGCACCACGAGAAGCGGGTACGGGATAAGTTGACCGCATTGGGGATCGAGAACTTCCTCCCGGTACAGAACGAGGTTCGTCAGTGGAGCGACCGCAAGAAGCGGGTGGAGCGGGTACTGATCCCCATGATGATCTTCGTGCACGTGGATAGCGTTGAACAACGTACCGTCCTCACCCACCCCTCCGTGCTCCGCTACCTGGTGTTGCGGGGCGACCATGCCCCTACTGAAATCCCCGAAGAACAGATGAACCGGTTCCGGTTTATACTCAATTATTCCAACCAGCCGGTATCGTTCAACCCGGAAACGTTACAACCGGGCAAGAAGGTGAAGGTAGTGAGGGGACCGCTGGCCGGACTGGAAGGAGAACTGGTTACCATCGACGGCAAATCTTCGGTGGTTGTCCGCATCAGTCAACTGGGTTGCGCAACTGTAGAAGTCAGCATCTCGATGCTGGAGACCTGACGCCGTTTTTTGTGCATTTCTTGTACAAATCACGGAATGTGCAGGTTTTTTGTTGTAATTTTGTAAGCTTAAAGCCAAGGAACTGCCTCCCTACAAATGGGACTGGCAGTCACGAAGTGTGCCCGAACCTTACCGCCACATCTACGAATATAACTTTTAAACATTTAACAGCAAACACATTACAAATAGTAAGCTATATGATCCATCAATCACTCAGACTTATCCTGATCGGCCTATTGTTTCTTCTAAGCAACAGTTACCTGGCTGCACAGACCAATACCCAGCAGGGAACACAGGGAGCAGAAGGAGTACAAGGCTCCGGCATGACGCAAGAGAGAGCGATACAGGAGCTGCAGAAGCGGGGCTATACGCCGCAACAGATCCAACAGTTGCAGCAACAGTACCAGAACCAGCTAGAGAGTGGCAAAAGCTCCCCGGTAGAATCGAACTACGATCCCGAGGAGGCAACAGAGAGGGAAGTTCCCGACGCAGAGGAGACAAGCAGTATCGACGAGAACTTGGCACGGGGCGAACGGCTACCTCAGTATGAACGAATCTACGGACAGGATCTCTTTGCACGGGGAAACCTCACCTTCGCACCCAATATGAACATGCCGACACCGCGAAATTATGTATTGGGACCGGGTGACGAGATATTGATCGATATCTGGGGCAACTCAGAACTGAACCTACGCTACAAGATCGTTCCCGACGGACATATTACCGTGCCGGGACTCGGACGGTTGCAGTTAAGCGGGCTGACCGTGGAGCAGGCTGAGTCGCGCATCCGGAAGGAGTTTGCCTCCATCTATTCCGACCTCGATACCCCCCAACCGGGAACCTTTCTGGCGATATCGGTAGGAAACGTGCGTACCATCAAGGTCAACGTGATGGGCGAGGTGGCAAGACCGGGCACCTATACCCTCTCCTCATTTGCATCGGCATTTCATGCACTTTACGCCGCCGGCGGGATCAACAGGATTGGAAGCTTAAGAAATATCCGGGTGTTCAGGGATGGCAAAACTGTTGCCACCATCGACGTTTACGACTACCTGATGAAGGGGGACAACAGTGCCGACATCTCCCTGCGCGACGGCGATATCGTAAAGGTAGATCCCTATGGAATCCTTGCGCAAATTACGGGCGAGGTGAAGCGCCCCATGTGGTACGAAATGCTGGAGCATGAAACACTGGACGACCTGATCAGATATGCCGGTAACTTCTCAAGCAAAGCCTATACCGAGAACCTGACTCTCCACCGCAAGGATGACAATGCCAATGTGGCCTTTACGGTGAATTTTACGCAGTATCCCTACTTCCACCTGAAAAATGGCGATCAGGTACGGGTTGAACCGATCCTTTCCCTATTTACCAATGTAGTAGAAATTGAAGGTGCGGTATTTCGGCCGGGAGAGTATGCCATCAGCGACCGGTTGAAGACGGTGCGCGACCTTGTGTCCATTGCCCAGGGCACTACAGGTGATGCATTCCTTCAGCGGGCGCTTCTCTACCGCTTAAACCCGGACCTCACCTACTCGCTGATAGCAGTAGATCTGGCTGCAATCCTCGAAGGGAGCATTCCCGATATTGAGCTTGTCAATAACGACAGACTGGTTGTCCCCTCGGTTCTTCATTTAGATACCGATGCCTCAGTCTATATCGGCGGTGAGGTGAAATCCCCAGGCAGCTATCCCTATGCAGAGAGCATGAAACTGCAGGATGTGATTCTGCGGGCAGGTGGGTTCAAGGAGGGCTCCTCCACGGCACGTATCGATGTTTACCGGAGAATCA of the Petrimonas mucosa genome contains:
- a CDS encoding UpxY family transcription antiterminator; this encodes MRGKRWLAAYVKMHHEKRVRDKLTALGIENFLPVQNEVRQWSDRKKRVERVLIPMMIFVHVDSVEQRTVLTHPSVLRYLVLRGDHAPTEIPEEQMNRFRFILNYSNQPVSFNPETLQPGKKVKVVRGPLAGLEGELVTIDGKSSVVVRISQLGCATVEVSISMLET
- the rfbC gene encoding dTDP-4-dehydrorhamnose 3,5-epimerase; the protein is MVKVTSTSIEGVVILEPEVFSDERGYFFESFSQREFEEKVCKTQFVQDNESRSVYGVLRGLHFQWPPHAQAKLVRVVKGRVLDIALDIRKGSPTFGRHVATELSDENRRQLFIPRGFAHGFAVLSDEVIFQYKCDNYYVREAEGGILWNDPALGIDWQLPETDVVLSEKDKNNALLNELNLY
- a CDS encoding SLBB domain-containing protein gives rise to the protein MIHQSLRLILIGLLFLLSNSYLAAQTNTQQGTQGAEGVQGSGMTQERAIQELQKRGYTPQQIQQLQQQYQNQLESGKSSPVESNYDPEEATEREVPDAEETSSIDENLARGERLPQYERIYGQDLFARGNLTFAPNMNMPTPRNYVLGPGDEILIDIWGNSELNLRYKIVPDGHITVPGLGRLQLSGLTVEQAESRIRKEFASIYSDLDTPQPGTFLAISVGNVRTIKVNVMGEVARPGTYTLSSFASAFHALYAAGGINRIGSLRNIRVFRDGKTVATIDVYDYLMKGDNSADISLRDGDIVKVDPYGILAQITGEVKRPMWYEMLEHETLDDLIRYAGNFSSKAYTENLTLHRKDDNANVAFTVNFTQYPYFHLKNGDQVRVEPILSLFTNVVEIEGAVFRPGEYAISDRLKTVRDLVSIAQGTTGDAFLQRALLYRLNPDLTYSLIAVDLAAILEGSIPDIELVNNDRLVVPSVLHLDTDASVYIGGEVKSPGSYPYAESMKLQDVILRAGGFKEGSSTARIDVYRRIKDPQSTTVSEKSSLAYSFSLNEGLSIADSDFLLEPFDQIVVRRSPGYEEQQNVTITGEVLFGGQYAKLQKDERLSSLVERAGGLTPYAYIKGARLTRRLTETEQQQAREALKLKLEADITKKEDTASLQEQLAQVDLSSRPVGIDLEKALKNPGGPDDIVLRDGDILRIPEFESTVRISGGVLYPNTVTFKKNKKLDYYIKQAGGYSRLAQKRNPYVVYMNGQVASGRWARIEPGCEIIVPERPEREPMSLQGILGLSSSLATIALVITNLLK
- the rfbB gene encoding dTDP-glucose 4,6-dehydratase translates to MESQIKKNILITGGAGFIGSHVVRLMVNRYPHYRIVNLDKLTYAGNLANLRDIEKSPNYLFVREDICDFEAMQRVFETYAIDSVIHLAAESHVDRSITDPFSFARTNVMGTLNLLEAARRTWKPGEEHLFYHISTDEVYGSLPFGDILFTEETRYDPHSPYSASKAASDHFVRAYHDTYGLPIVISNCSNNYGPYQFPEKLIPLFINNIRHNKPLPVYGKGENVRDWLYVEDHARAIDLIFHKGKRGDTYNIGGFNEWKNIDLIKVLIRTVDRLLGRKEGESEKLITYVTDRAGHDLRYAIDSTKLKNELGWEPSLQFEEGIEKTVRWYLDNQEWLDEVTSGDYQHYYRKMYGE